A window of the Methyloprofundus sp. genome harbors these coding sequences:
- a CDS encoding eukaryotic-like serine/threonine-protein kinase, with the protein MTKPILKISIGSCTDQGVKERNEDFLGAIMPEGAQLTHKGIVAAIADGMSGSDAGHEASHCCVAGFLSDYYSTPDSWSVKQAGQKILSATNSWLYSQGQQRYQSTKGMVSTLSIVVLKSKTAHLLHIGDSRIYRLRQGDLEQLSRDHRVWVSDEKSYLNRAMGIEPRLEVDYKSVTLEKGDLFFMSTDGVHDFIAEKTLKTLLQSGDDWDAITQQIVQHASDNDSDDNLSCQILRIEELPLAKEDEVLRQYDDLPFPPPLDVGMILDGYKIEAELHASKRTQIYRAFDTKTNTQVILKTPSILYEDDTYYIEHFLHEEWAGKRIKHDNVLKILDSDREKSCIYYVTEYLEGKTLREWIDNTPKPYIREIRLIVEQIAKGLRALHRMEMLHQDLKPENIIIDASGTVKIIDFGSVKIAGITEITPLEHGGDDDVLGTLNYTAPEYHLGQRGSVKSDLYSLGVITYEMINGALPFGGDMPEKPNKLNLAKLKYVPSFHKNTMVPMWIDGALKKATSIEPQMRYEELSEFLYDLSNPNSDFLQGSMNMPLMERNPTVFWKSISAILLMANLVLCYLLFK; encoded by the coding sequence ATGACTAAACCAATACTGAAAATATCAATCGGCTCTTGTACTGACCAAGGTGTTAAGGAGCGTAACGAGGATTTTTTAGGGGCGATTATGCCGGAAGGGGCGCAATTAACCCATAAAGGGATTGTGGCTGCGATTGCGGATGGTATGAGTGGCAGTGATGCTGGGCACGAAGCTAGTCATTGTTGTGTTGCTGGATTTTTAAGTGATTACTACAGTACTCCCGATTCGTGGTCGGTAAAACAGGCAGGACAGAAAATCTTATCAGCAACCAATTCATGGTTGTATAGTCAAGGGCAACAGCGTTATCAATCAACCAAAGGTATGGTCAGTACTTTAAGTATTGTAGTACTTAAGTCGAAGACTGCGCACCTGTTGCATATTGGGGATTCACGGATTTATCGGCTTCGGCAAGGTGATTTGGAGCAATTGTCGCGTGATCACAGGGTGTGGGTCTCTGATGAAAAGAGTTATCTCAATCGAGCGATGGGTATAGAGCCGCGTTTAGAAGTAGATTATAAGTCTGTTACTTTAGAAAAAGGTGATCTTTTTTTTATGAGCACTGATGGGGTGCATGATTTTATTGCGGAAAAAACATTGAAAACTTTGCTGCAGTCCGGAGATGACTGGGATGCTATTACCCAGCAAATTGTACAGCATGCCAGTGATAATGACAGTGACGATAATTTAAGTTGTCAGATCCTTCGTATTGAAGAGTTACCGCTAGCGAAAGAAGATGAAGTTTTGCGTCAGTATGATGACTTGCCTTTTCCACCACCTTTAGATGTAGGCATGATTTTAGACGGCTATAAAATTGAAGCGGAATTACATGCCAGTAAGCGCACTCAGATTTATCGTGCTTTTGATACTAAAACCAATACCCAAGTTATCTTAAAAACACCTTCTATTTTATACGAAGATGATACTTATTATATAGAGCATTTTCTGCATGAAGAGTGGGCGGGAAAGCGTATTAAACATGATAATGTGCTTAAAATTCTTGATTCGGATAGAGAGAAGAGTTGTATTTATTATGTGACTGAATATCTTGAAGGGAAAACCTTAAGAGAGTGGATCGACAATACCCCTAAGCCTTATATTCGTGAGATTCGTTTGATTGTCGAACAGATTGCCAAAGGCTTGCGAGCCTTGCATCGTATGGAAATGCTGCATCAAGATTTAAAGCCTGAAAATATTATTATTGATGCAAGTGGTACCGTAAAAATTATTGATTTTGGTTCGGTGAAAATAGCAGGTATTACTGAAATAACACCCTTAGAGCATGGCGGTGATGACGATGTATTAGGTACGCTAAATTATACAGCACCAGAATACCACCTTGGTCAACGCGGTTCGGTAAAATCAGACTTGTATTCTCTGGGTGTCATTACCTATGAAATGATTAATGGCGCACTGCCTTTTGGTGGTGATATGCCGGAAAAGCCCAATAAATTGAATTTAGCAAAACTAAAATATGTGCCCAGTTTTCATAAAAACACCATGGTGCCCATGTGGATTGATGGAGCCTTAAAAAAGGCGACCTCGATTGAACCGCAAATGCGCTATGAAGAGTTGTCAGAGTTTTTATATGACTTGAGTAATCCGAACTCTGATTTTTTACAAGGCTCTATGAATATGCCATTAATGGAACGTAACCCAACCGTTTTTTGGAAAAGCATTAGTGCTATTTTATTGATGGCAAACCTTGTTTTGTGTTATTTGTTATTTAAATAA
- a CDS encoding single-strand DNA-binding protein, with translation MSNVFSFTGAIGRDAEVRSTPNGQTVLSFTVANNIGFGDRQKTLWVRVTLWGKRAEGSLQNYLKKGQQVFVSGELSQNEYQAQDGTTRTSLELNANIIDLLGKRNDQNAPQQQAYQAPVQQQPAQQQNYAPQQQQQQQQQDDGYDDVPF, from the coding sequence ATGAGTAACGTTTTTAGTTTCACAGGTGCCATCGGCAGAGATGCCGAAGTAAGAAGTACTCCAAATGGACAAACAGTACTAAGTTTCACGGTCGCCAATAATATTGGTTTTGGTGATCGACAAAAAACCCTTTGGGTTAGGGTGACGCTTTGGGGCAAACGCGCAGAAGGCTCCTTACAAAACTACCTTAAAAAGGGTCAACAAGTCTTCGTATCAGGCGAATTATCTCAAAATGAATACCAAGCACAAGATGGCACCACCAGAACTAGCCTAGAACTGAATGCCAATATCATTGACCTACTGGGTAAACGCAATGATCAAAATGCTCCACAGCAACAAGCTTACCAAGCCCCTGTCCAGCAACAACCAGCACAACAACAAAACTATGCACCACAGCAACAGCAACAGCAACAGCAACAAGATGATGGCTATGATGATGTGCCATTTTAA
- a CDS encoding flagellar biosynthesis protein FlhA encodes MDLTQLKKALGFIAEVKLGAPIAIIMMLAMIIIPLPAFILDLFFTFNIAFSLIILLVVIYTTKPLEFAAFPSVILVATLFRLALNVASTRIVLLEGHNGGDAAGKVIEAFGAFVIGGNFAVGLVVFGILMVINFVVVTKGAGRIAEVGARFTLDAMPGKQMAIDADLNAGIISQDEARDRRAEVAAESDFYGSMDGASKFVRGDAIAGIIILAVNIIGGLVIGVGQHNMSFADAGEVYVLLTIGDGLVAQIPSLLLSTAAAMVVSRVRGSNETVGEQISTQLFANPKALYITSGVMLTLGIIPGMPNLVFLLIAGSLAGVAYWVTRQAQQAEIIREQRELAPVERAAPEMKELGWDDVMPVDIIGLEVGYRLIPLVDKNQGGQLMARIKGVRKKLSQELGFLIPSVHIRDNLDLNPSTYSISLMGVTVGEADIMPDKEMAINPGQVFGTLEGVACQDPAFGLEAVWIDATQKDYAQTLGYTVVDAGTVVATHLSHILQSHAYEMLGYEEAQQLLDNLSKSAPKLVEDLVPKILPLGAFVKVLQNLLQEGVAIRDIRGIAETLAEYGTKSQDPDILTSAVRVSLGRSIVQEISGIQLEIPVITLEQELEQLLHKTLQTAGESGAGLEPGLAEQMHASLEESAQKMEMEGQAAILLVSSFVRPWLARFVRHSISGLHVLAYNEIPEDRQIKVVSTVGQRA; translated from the coding sequence ATGGATCTTACTCAATTAAAGAAAGCACTGGGGTTTATCGCTGAAGTAAAATTAGGCGCGCCAATTGCCATTATTATGATGCTGGCAATGATTATTATCCCGTTGCCTGCTTTTATACTAGATTTGTTTTTCACTTTTAATATCGCTTTTTCACTGATTATTTTATTGGTGGTGATCTATACTACTAAGCCATTGGAGTTTGCCGCTTTTCCTAGTGTTATTCTTGTGGCGACTTTGTTTCGTCTGGCTTTAAATGTAGCCTCAACTCGTATTGTGTTACTGGAAGGGCATAATGGGGGTGATGCTGCGGGAAAAGTGATTGAAGCATTTGGCGCGTTTGTGATTGGTGGTAATTTTGCAGTAGGATTAGTAGTCTTTGGAATTTTAATGGTTATTAACTTTGTGGTTGTGACTAAAGGTGCGGGAAGGATTGCTGAGGTAGGAGCAAGGTTTACTCTAGATGCCATGCCTGGTAAGCAAATGGCAATTGATGCCGATTTAAATGCGGGAATTATCAGCCAAGATGAAGCAAGAGATAGACGAGCTGAAGTGGCAGCAGAGTCAGATTTTTATGGCTCCATGGATGGTGCGAGCAAGTTTGTACGTGGTGACGCAATAGCGGGGATTATCATTCTGGCCGTCAATATTATTGGTGGGCTGGTGATCGGTGTTGGTCAGCATAATATGAGTTTTGCTGATGCAGGTGAAGTATATGTACTCTTAACCATCGGTGATGGTTTGGTGGCGCAAATTCCTTCGCTATTATTATCGACTGCGGCTGCGATGGTAGTGAGTCGAGTCAGAGGCAGTAACGAGACCGTTGGTGAGCAAATTTCAACGCAGCTTTTTGCAAACCCTAAAGCTTTGTATATTACCTCAGGTGTCATGTTGACCTTGGGTATTATTCCCGGCATGCCTAATCTGGTTTTTCTTCTTATTGCTGGTTCATTAGCAGGTGTTGCTTATTGGGTTACTAGACAAGCACAACAAGCTGAAATTATACGTGAGCAACGTGAGCTTGCACCTGTGGAGCGTGCAGCTCCGGAAATGAAAGAGCTGGGCTGGGATGATGTCATGCCAGTCGATATTATTGGTTTGGAAGTTGGTTATCGTTTGATTCCGTTGGTGGATAAAAATCAAGGTGGGCAATTGATGGCGCGCATTAAAGGAGTGCGTAAAAAATTATCCCAAGAATTGGGCTTTTTGATTCCGTCAGTGCATATACGTGATAATCTAGATTTAAATCCTTCAACGTATAGTATTTCTTTAATGGGGGTGACTGTCGGGGAAGCAGATATTATGCCTGATAAGGAAATGGCGATTAATCCTGGGCAAGTTTTTGGCACTTTAGAGGGGGTTGCCTGCCAAGATCCTGCTTTTGGGCTAGAGGCTGTTTGGATTGATGCAACACAAAAAGATTATGCGCAGACACTTGGTTATACTGTTGTTGATGCAGGCACGGTAGTGGCGACCCATTTAAGTCATATTTTGCAGTCACATGCTTATGAAATGCTGGGTTATGAAGAGGCGCAACAGTTATTAGATAATTTGAGCAAATCAGCACCAAAATTGGTTGAGGATTTGGTGCCTAAAATCTTGCCATTAGGTGCATTTGTAAAAGTGCTACAAAACCTTTTGCAGGAGGGAGTGGCAATCAGGGATATTCGAGGGATCGCCGAAACTTTGGCAGAGTATGGTACTAAAAGCCAAGATCCCGACATTTTGACTTCGGCAGTGCGGGTTAGCTTAGGGCGTTCAATTGTTCAGGAAATCAGTGGGATACAGTTAGAAATCCCCGTTATTACTTTAGAACAAGAGTTGGAACAGTTATTGCATAAAACATTACAAACAGCCGGAGAATCGGGCGCAGGTTTAGAACCTGGCCTAGCTGAGCAAATGCATGCTTCTTTAGAAGAAAGCGCGCAAAAGATGGAGATGGAAGGGCAAGCCGCAATTTTATTGGTGTCCTCTTTCGTCAGGCCTTGGTTAGCTCGATTTGTCCGACATTCAATTTCTGGTTTACATGTACTGGCATATAATGAAATACCTGAAGATCGTCAGATCAAAGTGGTTTCTACTGTCGGACAACGTGCATAA
- a CDS encoding flagellar biosynthesis protein FlhF — MKIKRFFATDIRQVMRMVKDELGADAVIMSNRSVDGGVEIVAARDFDEQLVHENLKKQQQHQATQKRSEMTDFAAEKDSIHIVSSARKSAEEPESLLRPGVRRKLDEYVGYAEKTALNSKKITAKVKPFTQPKNTKSLKPSHIDESKLQARSQVSGLQKSMQHTKESVVNGSNDLLQEMYKELRSLRATIDNKISADAWGVQQNTSPIRLDLLRRLSGIGLSKKLSIKIANRLDNQADIDQGWEKALEMMEKVLPIASDDLMQEGGVVALVGPTGVGKTTTIAKLAAQFILQHGSSRQVALITMDNYRIGAHEQLSTYGRILDVPVRVAADGEELRSLINSFSDKRLILIDTAGVSQKDQRMLEQIEELQEADIQVKPYLVMSATTQLKAMDEIIQGFAGFELEACILTKMDETAETGHAISALIEHQLPLAFITDGQQVPEDIHKASSVMLINQCIAESESEANYNGTPEFEEWVAAGYA, encoded by the coding sequence ATGAAAATAAAACGATTTTTTGCAACAGATATTCGCCAAGTCATGCGCATGGTTAAAGATGAACTTGGGGCAGATGCAGTTATTATGTCTAATCGTTCCGTTGATGGCGGTGTCGAAATTGTGGCGGCGCGAGATTTTGATGAGCAGTTGGTGCATGAAAATTTAAAAAAACAGCAACAACATCAGGCAACCCAGAAAAGATCTGAGATGACTGATTTTGCAGCTGAAAAAGACTCCATACATATAGTGAGCAGTGCACGTAAAAGTGCGGAAGAACCTGAGTCTTTGTTACGCCCTGGTGTACGGCGCAAATTAGATGAATATGTTGGCTATGCGGAAAAAACAGCATTAAATAGTAAAAAAATAACCGCTAAAGTTAAACCGTTTACTCAGCCTAAAAATACTAAAAGTCTCAAACCGAGTCATATTGACGAGTCTAAGCTACAGGCTAGATCTCAGGTAAGTGGCCTGCAGAAATCTATGCAGCACACTAAGGAAAGTGTAGTCAATGGTAGCAATGATTTGTTGCAAGAAATGTATAAAGAATTGCGCTCTTTAAGAGCAACGATTGATAATAAAATATCTGCTGATGCATGGGGAGTTCAGCAAAATACTAGCCCGATTCGTTTGGATCTTTTGCGTCGTTTATCAGGCATTGGTTTGTCTAAAAAATTAAGTATTAAAATTGCTAATCGCTTGGATAATCAGGCTGATATTGATCAGGGGTGGGAGAAAGCCTTAGAAATGATGGAGAAAGTATTACCCATCGCAAGTGATGACTTAATGCAAGAAGGGGGAGTAGTTGCTTTAGTCGGCCCTACAGGTGTTGGTAAAACCACCACGATTGCTAAATTAGCAGCACAGTTTATTTTACAGCACGGCTCAAGTCGTCAGGTTGCTTTGATAACTATGGATAATTATCGTATTGGCGCGCATGAGCAATTAAGTACTTATGGGCGTATTCTAGACGTACCAGTGAGGGTTGCAGCTGATGGTGAAGAGTTGCGCAGCCTGATTAATAGTTTTAGTGATAAACGTTTGATTTTGATTGATACCGCGGGTGTTAGCCAGAAAGATCAGCGCATGCTGGAGCAAATAGAAGAGTTACAAGAGGCTGATATACAAGTGAAACCTTATTTGGTGATGTCGGCAACCACACAGCTAAAAGCAATGGATGAAATTATTCAAGGTTTTGCGGGTTTTGAGTTAGAAGCTTGTATTTTGACAAAAATGGATGAAACAGCAGAGACAGGCCATGCCATTTCTGCTTTAATTGAACATCAGTTACCCTTGGCATTTATCACCGACGGGCAACAGGTACCTGAAGATATTCATAAAGCAAGTTCAGTCATGCTAATTAATCAATGTATAGCTGAGTCAGAGAGTGAGGCAAATTATAATGGCACTCCTGAATTTGAAGAATGGGTGGCGGCAGGTTATGCGTAA
- a CDS encoding flagellar biosynthesis protein FlhG: MRKQLDQAAGIRKMKQVKPVRVIAITSGKGGVGKTNLAVNLGVSLAKSGRKVALLDADMGLANVDILLGMHPKFNISHVLKGQKTLAEITEVGPEGLLVIPASSGLQHMSELNNIEQAAIVHAFSDLNQGLDVLIVDTAAGISGSVVNFARACQEVMVVVCDEPTSLTDAYAFIKLLNRDYGLFQFHILANMVQSPQQGQSLFNKLNKVTDRYLDVALSYAGAIPFDEYLRKSVQKQTAVVEAFPHSKSAQAFKTVAQRVNSWPVRAQSGGQLEFFVERMIQYETQENAA, from the coding sequence ATGCGTAAGCAGTTGGATCAGGCAGCAGGAATAAGAAAAATGAAACAAGTAAAACCTGTGCGAGTTATTGCAATAACAAGCGGAAAGGGTGGCGTGGGGAAGACAAATCTAGCCGTTAATTTAGGAGTATCGTTAGCCAAATCAGGGCGCAAAGTTGCATTGCTGGATGCAGATATGGGCTTGGCCAATGTCGATATCTTATTAGGTATGCACCCTAAATTTAATATCTCTCATGTCTTGAAAGGTCAGAAAACATTAGCAGAAATTACGGAAGTGGGACCCGAGGGCTTACTGGTTATTCCTGCATCATCAGGGTTACAGCATATGTCTGAATTAAATAATATTGAGCAAGCTGCCATAGTGCATGCTTTTAGTGATTTAAATCAAGGTCTGGATGTATTAATTGTGGATACTGCGGCGGGTATTTCGGGAAGTGTGGTTAATTTTGCCCGTGCTTGCCAAGAGGTAATGGTGGTTGTGTGTGATGAGCCGACATCGTTAACAGATGCTTATGCTTTTATTAAATTACTGAATCGTGATTATGGCTTATTTCAATTCCATATATTGGCAAATATGGTGCAATCACCGCAGCAAGGGCAGAGTTTATTTAATAAGTTGAATAAAGTGACAGATCGTTACTTGGATGTTGCTTTAAGCTATGCGGGGGCTATTCCTTTTGATGAATATTTACGTAAGTCTGTGCAAAAGCAAACAGCAGTTGTTGAGGCGTTTCCGCACAGTAAGTCAGCGCAGGCATTTAAAACTGTGGCTCAGCGGGTTAATAGTTGGCCGGTGAGAGCGCAGTCTGGTGGTCAGCTAGAATTCTTTGTTGAGCGTATGATTCAATATGAAACTCAGGAGAATGCTGCATGA
- a CDS encoding RNA polymerase sigma factor for flagellar operon FliA, whose amino-acid sequence MNGVAMYSSVQAVGAVDAQIMQYAPLVKRIAYHLLNKLPDSVLVDDLIQAGMLGLLESLKNYDPTQGASFETYAGIRIRGSMLDEVRRADWTPRSVHKKSRMVAAAIKEIENKTTQEAKPIEIAKYLGVSLDEYNQILQDSVNSRFFSVEELAQSGDHFLEESVDASASPAAILSADGFQQALVAAIGDLPERERLVVSLYYDEELNLREIGEVLGVSESRVSQISSQAMLRLRSRLADWLEGNDNS is encoded by the coding sequence ATGAATGGTGTAGCAATGTACTCTTCGGTGCAAGCGGTCGGTGCAGTTGATGCACAGATTATGCAATATGCTCCGTTAGTAAAGCGCATTGCTTATCATTTATTAAATAAATTGCCGGATTCGGTATTGGTCGACGATTTAATTCAAGCAGGAATGTTAGGATTATTAGAGTCACTGAAAAATTATGACCCTACTCAAGGGGCGAGTTTTGAAACTTATGCAGGGATTCGGATACGGGGTTCGATGCTTGATGAAGTGCGGCGAGCCGATTGGACTCCACGTTCGGTGCATAAAAAGTCAAGGATGGTTGCGGCGGCCATTAAAGAAATTGAAAATAAGACAACTCAAGAAGCAAAGCCAATTGAAATTGCTAAATATTTAGGTGTTTCTTTAGATGAATATAATCAAATTCTACAGGATTCCGTTAATAGTCGGTTTTTCAGTGTTGAAGAGCTAGCTCAATCAGGTGATCACTTTTTAGAAGAGAGTGTAGATGCTAGTGCGAGTCCTGCTGCCATTTTAAGTGCGGATGGCTTTCAACAAGCATTAGTAGCAGCGATTGGGGACTTGCCTGAAAGAGAGAGATTGGTAGTTTCTTTGTATTATGATGAAGAGTTGAATTTACGCGAGATTGGTGAAGTGCTTGGGGTGAGTGAGTCTAGAGTGAGTCAGATTAGCAGTCAGGCTATGTTAAGGTTAAGAAGTAGACTTGCAGATTGGTTGGAAGGAAATGATAATAGCTAG
- a CDS encoding two-component system, chemotaxis family, chemotaxis protein CheY: protein MDKNMKILVVDDFSTMRRIVKNLLRDLGFTNTFEADDGKTALPMLQGGGFDFLVTDWNMPGMTGIDLLKAVRSDPNLVNLPVLMVTAEAKREQIILAAQTGVNGYVIKPFTAATLKEKIEKIFERIDG from the coding sequence TTGGATAAAAATATGAAGATTCTTGTTGTTGATGATTTCTCGACAATGAGGCGTATTGTAAAGAATTTATTAAGAGATCTTGGGTTTACCAATACCTTTGAGGCGGATGATGGTAAAACGGCATTACCTATGTTGCAGGGTGGAGGTTTCGATTTTTTAGTAACGGATTGGAATATGCCAGGCATGACAGGTATAGACTTATTAAAAGCGGTGCGTTCTGATCCAAATTTAGTGAATTTGCCCGTCTTAATGGTGACTGCTGAAGCTAAGCGAGAACAAATTATCTTGGCAGCGCAAACTGGCGTGAATGGTTATGTAATTAAGCCATTTACGGCTGCAACATTAAAAGAGAAAATTGAGAAAATTTTTGAACGTATTGATGGTTAG
- a CDS encoding chemotaxis protein CheZ, producing the protein MTKQVEDNRLMLAKDLVQALEAADEGKADEILDQIAGMRETMIFQEVGRLTRQLHDTMNSFEMDSKVSELTEIDIPDAKERLQYVITTTEQAANQTLNVVEELLPISRDLTDQANTLSNKWDRFLAKDMPFQEFKDMSQEITAHFAQEKNGLASVQTGLNDVLLAQGFQDITGQIIRRVIDLVQDLETSMVELVRISGGKKQPETVHHHEPELPGPVVPGIDDKTGDVATSQDDVDDLLSSLGF; encoded by the coding sequence ATGACTAAGCAAGTAGAAGATAACCGGTTGATGCTGGCAAAAGATTTAGTTCAAGCACTTGAAGCAGCAGATGAAGGTAAAGCAGATGAAATTTTAGATCAAATTGCAGGTATGCGCGAGACCATGATTTTTCAGGAAGTCGGGCGACTAACGCGACAGTTACATGACACTATGAATAGTTTTGAGATGGATTCTAAGGTGTCGGAGTTGACGGAAATAGATATTCCAGATGCAAAAGAGCGCTTGCAATATGTGATTACCACAACAGAGCAAGCTGCCAACCAGACCTTGAATGTTGTTGAAGAATTATTGCCTATCTCTAGAGATCTAACTGATCAGGCGAATACATTATCTAATAAGTGGGATCGTTTTTTGGCAAAAGATATGCCTTTTCAGGAGTTTAAAGATATGAGCCAGGAAATTACCGCTCACTTTGCTCAAGAAAAAAATGGCTTAGCTAGTGTGCAGACAGGGTTGAATGACGTTCTATTGGCTCAGGGCTTTCAAGATATTACAGGGCAGATTATTCGTCGGGTTATTGATTTGGTGCAAGACTTGGAAACAAGTATGGTAGAACTTGTACGTATTTCGGGGGGGAAGAAACAGCCTGAAACAGTTCATCACCATGAGCCTGAGTTGCCTGGGCCAGTTGTGCCAGGCATAGATGATAAAACAGGTGACGTTGCTACAAGTCAGGATGATGTAGATGACCTTTTATCTAGCTTAGGTTTCTGA